From the genome of Mucilaginibacter paludis DSM 18603:
TCATTACGACCACCTGGATGATAAAACCGTGGTAGAACTATCAAAAAAAGGCACGCCGTTTTATTGTTCGTTGGGTGTAGGCCTCATTTTACAGAAATGGGGAATTGCCAAAAAACAAATTACTGAATTTGACTGGTGGCAAGAATTGGAACTGGGTAATGGTTTTAAAATAACTGCCGCCCCCGCCCGCCACTTTTCGGGACGGAGCATATTTAACCGCAACCAAACGCTATGGGCATCGTACGCTATTAAAGGCCCGGTGCATAATATTTATTACGGAGCCGATTCGGGTATACACCCCCTGTTTAAAGAAATTGGCGAAAAGCTGGGCCCTTTTGATATGAGCATGCTTGAAATTGGGGCATTTAACGAGCTTTGGAAAGATATACACATGGGGCCCGATAATGCAACCGATGCCCAGCTTGCTCTCAAGTCAACCCTGATGATGCCTATCCATTGGGGAACCTTTAACCTGGCCTTCCATACCTGGACCGACCCGGTCGAACGCGTTATTGAGTTTGCAGAACAAAAGCAGATTAACCTTATACTACCAGCGCCCGGAGAAACCTACGTTTACAACGGCAAGCCGTATATTAACAAATGGTGGGAAGAGTTTATGTAATGTAGCCCAACCCTCCCCGGTAGGGAGGGCTTAAAAAATCCTCCTCTACTGCATCTAATTTTGCTCTGATAATCAGATAATTAAGGGAATATCATTATGAATTTCAGGGCCTACTAAGTACGATTGCATAAGTTGTCGGTGGGGACACCGACTTGGGAGAAGGGGACATTTCACAGACCGTCCGTTTTAAAATCTCGCAATACCATAGCTTAAGATGCTTTTCAAGCGTCATCACTGTTTTTTCTCCGGTTGGCCAGTTCCATTACTTATAATGCCGATAGTTTAGTTTGCCTTTGGCCGCTGGCCTCCTGCTTCTAACTTCTTGCCTCTTATTTCCTGCCTTTAACACTTACGCTTATACGGCTATCTCCTGCCCTATCCTGGGGTCGTCTGGCAATATTTCCATGTCTGGGTTATCCATATAATTGGCATACCAGCGTATGGCGGGTATCATATCCAGGGCATCATCAGCCTGAATCTCTACAGTTTCAAATATCAAGAGCGAACCATTACAATAACCATACAACTGAATCTCGTTGGCGTGTAGCGTATGCTCAGTTTCACCCACACAGTAAACTCTTATTTTCAAATCACTGTTCCTGGAATAAATCACTTCCGGAGAATTTTGATCCGCACCTGTCAATAAAAGATATACGTCAGCATTCATAATTTGTTAACATTGCTTTAAGCAGATAGTTTATATTTTTTATCATTTCAACCTGGCCAGATGGCCATTATACCTATAACAACTCTATTTTATTTATTAGTTAATATTTTATCCATCCAAAACAATATCGACTTTTTCTTCTTTATCAATTATGAAAAAGTTAAACCTATCGTTATTGCTGTTGGTAATGGTTGCCATGAGCAGTTGTTCAGTAGTTACCGGGATATTTAAAGCCGGCGCCGTTGTGGGCGTTATAGCAGTTATTGTTGTTATTGGCATCATTTTTTGGATATTCTCCATGTTTAGCGGGCGACAGTAACACAATACCTTAATAATTACGTAAAATTGAAAAGTATGGATGCTGCAATGATCAGAAATATAGGTGATCTTAAATCAGAGATCATCAAACTGAAACAAGAAAAGACGGAACAGGAAGCAGTTATCAAACAACATTTTAGCAGTCCCCGTGCTATTTTGGGGACTGTAACAGCCCTTTTCTCCAGGTCAAAAAATAGTGAAGGAGAGCATAAGGCAGGCTTACCGGGACAAGATCTGGCGGGGTGGCTATCCAGAATAATTTTACCTTTTACGCTAAACAAAACCTTGTTCAGGCGGTCTAACTTTATGGTGAAAGCTTTGGTTGGCCTGCTATCGCAAAAGGCATCGGGTTTGGTTAATGATCAATCAGTTGCATCGTTTTGGGATAAAATTAAATCCGCTATTCCGCATTCGATAATCGAAAAATTTTCGTCAAAAAAACCCAAACCCGTTTTGAGATTACTATCCCGTAAGGTTAATGATCAAAAATTACCTAAGCAATTACGCTAAGCCTATATCTATGAGCAGTTACTTCATGTATTGCCGTAGACTAAGTTAGCGTTTACCTACAGCATATTTTATACCGCCGAGCAGGTGTTGCAGATATAGGGGATCGGAGTAAGATTCGTCGGTATGGCCGAGCTCGGTGTAAAAGGCCCTGCCTCCGTCATAGTTATGATACCAGGCCATCGGGTGATCGGCTCCCATAGCAGCCGGGCCGGCATCATAGCTTTTTTCGTCAATTTTAATCAGTACATGCAAATCGGGGGCCATCCATTTGTAATTATACCATTCGTCTTTACGCGTCCACTGGTGTGGTAAATGCTTGGTTGAAACATGAGTAGAATCCACAATATTCAATGTAGCTAACTGCTGTGCCGGATGCGCTTTAAAATAAGCACCACATAAATTACCGTACCATTGCCAGTCGGAGCAGCAATCGGCAGCCGCATGTATACCTACATAACCACCGCCCTGTTTAATATATTGGGTAAGCGCCAGTCTTTCTTGATCGGTAAAAAGCTGGCTGCTTAAGCCTGTTGTACTTAAAAAAACAATAGCCGCGTAATGCTTCAAATTTTCGATGGTAAATTTTGAAGCATCGGTAGTGGTATCTACATCAAAATTATTTTCTGAGCTCAATTTCAATATAGCCAGGTTACCAGCCGCAATTGATGAATGGTGGAAGCCCATGGTTTTGCTAAATACCAGCACTTTAGGCCTGGGCTTGGTGATACCCAATGCGGCGATGTTTATGCCCGTAAAAAGCAGCCAAAACACCAATAAACCTGGCGAAAGGATTAGCTTTTTTACAACTTTAGGATAACTTGCCATTGGTAAAACAAA
Proteins encoded in this window:
- a CDS encoding phosphatidate cytidylyltransferase, which translates into the protein MKKLNLSLLLLVMVAMSSCSVVTGIFKAGAVVGVIAVIVVIGIIFWIFSMFSGRQ
- a CDS encoding ThuA domain-containing protein, whose translation is MASYPKVVKKLILSPGLLVFWLLFTGINIAALGITKPRPKVLVFSKTMGFHHSSIAAGNLAILKLSSENNFDVDTTTDASKFTIENLKHYAAIVFLSTTGLSSQLFTDQERLALTQYIKQGGGYVGIHAAADCCSDWQWYGNLCGAYFKAHPAQQLATLNIVDSTHVSTKHLPHQWTRKDEWYNYKWMAPDLHVLIKIDEKSYDAGPAAMGADHPMAWYHNYDGGRAFYTELGHTDESYSDPLYLQHLLGGIKYAVGKR
- a CDS encoding MBL fold metallo-hydrolase, whose translation is MYSSPNFDGKVFLNPIPTKTGGEGNMWPLLAEALKKHPNTKPAKPPGPFAVELHKLSHLPPDTLRITWMGHSSLLIEIDGKRFLTDPVWRNASPIQFLGPQRFFTAPIALADMPHLDGIIISHDHYDHLDDKTVVELSKKGTPFYCSLGVGLILQKWGIAKKQITEFDWWQELELGNGFKITAAPARHFSGRSIFNRNQTLWASYAIKGPVHNIYYGADSGIHPLFKEIGEKLGPFDMSMLEIGAFNELWKDIHMGPDNATDAQLALKSTLMMPIHWGTFNLAFHTWTDPVERVIEFAEQKQINLILPAPGETYVYNGKPYINKWWEEFM